CGTGTATTTATAGGCGCTGGAGAAATCCTCGAAGTCCTTCGGGGAAAGGGCGGAGAGGCGCTCGCGCAGGAAGCCCGCGTCGCTGAGCACCTCGCGGTGCTTGAATTCGGTGTCCACCTCCACCAGGACAGGAATCACACGGAGCACGGCCTCCAGGCAGTCCTCTCGGGTAGCGCGAGACATGCGTTCCACCGTCAGGGCCATGTGCTCGCGGACCGAGGCAGGGCCTCCGGGGCACCAGGCCTCCAGGGTCTTGCGGTAGATATCCTCCATGAGCTCTTCCAGCGTGTACTTCCTACCGAACCAGAACGCGTAGCGAGGGCCCTGGAGCACATCCCAGAAGCGGAGCAGCGAGGCGAGCCGGTTCGCCATGCGCTCAGCGCTCCGCGGTGGGGGCGGAGACACGACATGACAGAGGGCTCCCCACGGGGTGCTCAGGCAGAAGGACTCGAAGGCGTCCCTCATGCGCTGGTGCGCTTCCTCCGGGACGCCTTCATCCAAGCCCATGAAGACCTCGGCGAACAGGTGCACCCACCAGCGAGTGCTGCCCAGGTCGAGTTCGGCCCCCGAGTGCATCACCAGCACCGCGCCGGGCGGCACCTGGCGCATCTGCCGGGGCTGGGGAAAGGCACCGGTCTTGAGGTACTCCCGGGCCCACCAGCGGCCCTCGGCTCTCACCTTGCGGAGGATGGCGGCGGTGGTGCCGTAAAGCCACGCTGGAAACTCGAGCACCGGGGAGGGTTCCGGGGTCATGGCCTTTCGCCCTAACACAGCGGCCAATTGCGCCTCAAGCGCCAGGCACTTCGCTCGCTCCGAGGGCGGCGGACGCTTCCCGCCCGCTCAGCGGCAGTCCGCAGGCAGGTAGACTTGGCCCTGGAAGCCCTTGGGACGTTCACCCTTGTCATACGCAGCCCGGAGCGCCTGTTCGGCTACCTCACCGTGCTGCGCTATTTCTTCCCTGGGTAACTCCTCTTCCTTCTGGGCCGCCCGCTCCTTCCAGGATGCATGGGGCTTCTTGCGCCGGTAGCTCCAGCGGTACAGCGTCACTCCGGGCTCTGGCGTGCGCCAGGACAACTGCCAGAGAGCTCCCCCGTTCTCGAATTCGAGGAAGAGCGACCCCTCGAAGCCGGTGCCTCCCGTGAGCTTCTTGTCAGGCTCAACGACCTCATTGAGCGCCGCCAGGTAGCGCCTCGCCTGTTCTCTCGCTTCTCCGCGCGACTCCTCGTCGTCCGGCTTGAGCTCGAACAGTACGAGGGCGCGGGTATCGGTGATGTCCGGGCGCAAGAGCTTCGCGACCTCTGAAAGACGCTTGGGATCCCCCAGATTCCCCTCCCCCACGATTTTGGAAAGGCTGGCGGTGTTGAGGAAGACGACGTTGGTGGGGTGCTGCACGCGGTACTCGATGCCAATGACCTCATGTGCGGCCTTGCCAAGGAAAGCGCCCCAGGGCTCCTTGGAGTCCGGCTTACGGCCAGGGAGCGTGGAGGAGGGCGGCTCCGCCTGGGCACCGAGGGTCGTTACGAGCACCAGGAGAAAACTCGCCAACCGAAAGGTGCTCTTCGTCCTGGTTGCACGCTCTTTCATGGCCAACATGCTCCTCCCGGTACAGTGTAGGAGGTGTCCATTCTCTGGGAACTACCCTCAGTGAGTGGCGCGGGGCTCGTGGACCGAGCCCCGCCTCCTGTCTGTCATTCCGACTCGTTCCACGTGTTGGCGCGGGACTCGAGGGGCCCGCGCTGGGGGCGGACGACGCAGAAGCGCTGGCCGGTCGGTGCCTCCATGACCCACCAGCGTTTGATGAACTCCACCCGCCTGGCGCCGAGCGCCTCGAGCCGCTTCACCTCGGCCTCGATGTCATCGGCCTCGATGTCCAGGTGGATGCGGCTGGGGTGGTCCACCTTCTGCAGGAGGATCATCGGCTCCTCGGCACTCACGGAGA
This is a stretch of genomic DNA from Archangium violaceum. It encodes these proteins:
- a CDS encoding VOC family protein is translated as MHRSRLAAFVIDCKTEDIDTATTFWSKALGKPVVPPSPDSGNYRELSVSAEEPMILLQKVDHPSRIHLDIEADDIEAEVKRLEALGARRVEFIKRWWVMEAPTGQRFCVVRPQRGPLESRANTWNESE